From Micromonospora rifamycinica, a single genomic window includes:
- a CDS encoding helix-turn-helix domain-containing protein, protein MAKASQPTVVGRGLGGELRELRDARRMAQRRVAIRLGWQPSKLSRIENGIQGVSAADVASLLVIYGVTGDARKRLLGMAERSAEVGWWEAIGGLSEESRTLIRLEAEATAIVNWEPMLVPGLLQTADYAQAVMVGCGVPAEEAQGRVAARLGRQAVLTRPTPPTLHVLLDEMVLRRALGGARVMGRQLRHLVEAADRPGLTLRVVPLAVGGHTGLDGSFALFDFPRNRSVVFLDHKLTGLFLEEAPQVAHFRREVDRLVEVALSPVDSVELVARYATEHERE, encoded by the coding sequence ATGGCCAAGGCGAGTCAGCCCACTGTGGTCGGCCGAGGGCTCGGTGGAGAACTGCGTGAGCTGCGGGACGCTCGTCGCATGGCGCAACGGCGGGTGGCCATCCGGCTCGGCTGGCAACCGTCCAAACTGTCGCGGATCGAGAACGGCATCCAGGGCGTCTCGGCCGCCGACGTCGCGTCCCTGCTGGTGATCTACGGGGTCACCGGGGACGCCCGCAAGCGACTGCTCGGGATGGCCGAGCGGTCGGCCGAGGTCGGCTGGTGGGAGGCGATCGGCGGACTCTCCGAAGAGTCGCGCACCCTGATCCGGCTGGAGGCGGAGGCGACCGCCATCGTCAACTGGGAGCCGATGCTGGTGCCCGGCCTGTTGCAGACCGCGGACTACGCGCAGGCGGTGATGGTCGGTTGCGGGGTGCCGGCCGAGGAAGCGCAGGGGCGGGTGGCCGCCCGACTCGGCCGGCAGGCGGTCCTGACCCGGCCCACCCCGCCGACCCTGCACGTGCTGCTTGACGAGATGGTGTTACGTCGGGCGCTCGGCGGGGCTCGGGTGATGGGCCGGCAACTGCGGCACCTCGTGGAGGCGGCCGACCGGCCGGGCCTGACCCTGCGGGTGGTGCCGCTGGCCGTCGGCGGGCACACCGGGCTGGACGGGTCGTTCGCGCTCTTCGACTTTCCGCGTAACCGGTCGGTGGTCTTCCTCGACCACAAGCTGACCGGGCTGTTTCTGGAGGAGGCTCCGCAGGTGGCGCACTTCCGGCGGGAGGTGGATAGGCTGGTCGAGGTGGCACTGAGCCCCGTCGATTCGGTGGAACTCGTTGCGCGGTACGCA
- a CDS encoding 2Fe-2S iron-sulfur cluster-binding protein yields MTVTITRPVRRRPSFHPLAVTAVERLTDDAVAITFAVPEELRATFAFAAGQHLTVRLPAGAVPAAAMPAGTVPAASAPGGSGAAGADVRRSYSICSTPDDLARHGRLRIGVREIPGGAFSGYACGALRHGDTVDVLPPLGHFTTAFAPQRVRHYGAVAAGSGITPVLALVATALAVEPASTFTLVYGNRTASTVMFAEELADLKDRYPTRLHLVHVLSREPGESPLLSGRIDADRLGRLLDTIVPGDTISEWFLCGPYQLVLDAKAVLTGRGLPESAVHTELFHVEAPPEPVRRADAAAGGAEVTIVLDGRSSRFTMGRDERVLDAALKVRGELPYACKGGVCSTCRAKVVSGAVTMARNYALEPDEVAAGYVLTCQSSPTTDTLTVDYDG; encoded by the coding sequence GTGACTGTCACCATCACCCGCCCGGTCCGTCGCCGGCCGTCGTTCCATCCGCTGGCGGTCACCGCCGTCGAGCGGCTCACCGACGACGCCGTGGCGATCACCTTCGCGGTGCCGGAGGAGCTGCGGGCGACGTTCGCGTTCGCCGCCGGCCAGCACCTGACCGTCCGGCTGCCCGCCGGCGCCGTCCCGGCCGCCGCCATGCCCGCCGGCACTGTCCCGGCCGCCAGCGCGCCGGGCGGGTCGGGCGCGGCCGGTGCGGACGTGCGGCGGTCGTACTCGATCTGCTCGACGCCGGACGACCTGGCCCGGCACGGCCGGTTGCGGATCGGGGTGCGGGAGATCCCCGGCGGCGCGTTCTCCGGTTACGCCTGCGGCGCGCTGCGGCACGGCGACACCGTCGACGTGCTGCCCCCGCTGGGGCACTTCACCACCGCGTTCGCCCCGCAGCGGGTGCGGCACTACGGCGCGGTGGCCGCCGGCTCCGGCATCACGCCGGTGCTCGCGCTGGTCGCGACCGCCCTGGCCGTCGAGCCGGCCAGCACCTTCACCCTGGTGTACGGCAACCGTACGGCGAGCACGGTGATGTTCGCCGAGGAGCTGGCCGACCTGAAGGACCGCTACCCGACCCGGCTGCACCTGGTGCACGTGCTGTCTCGGGAGCCGGGCGAGTCGCCGTTGCTGTCCGGCCGGATCGACGCCGACCGGCTGGGCCGGCTGCTGGACACCATCGTGCCGGGCGACACGATCTCCGAATGGTTCCTGTGCGGGCCGTACCAGCTGGTGCTGGACGCGAAGGCGGTGCTGACCGGCCGGGGGCTGCCCGAGTCGGCGGTGCACACCGAGCTGTTCCACGTCGAGGCCCCACCGGAGCCGGTCCGCCGGGCCGACGCGGCGGCCGGTGGCGCGGAGGTGACGATCGTGCTGGACGGCCGGTCGTCGCGGTTCACCATGGGGCGGGACGAGCGGGTGCTGGACGCGGCGCTGAAGGTGCGTGGCGAGCTGCCGTACGCCTGCAAGGGCGGGGTCTGCTCGACCTGCCGGGCGAAGGTGGTCTCCGGTGCGGTGACGATGGCCCGCAACTATGCGCTCGAGCCGGACGAGGTGGCCGCCGGATACGTGCTGACCTGCCAGTCCAGCCCGACCACCGACACGCTGACTGTCGACTACGACGGATAG
- the paaD gene encoding 1,2-phenylacetyl-CoA epoxidase subunit PaaD: MTDPGAAVAAVVDPEIRVITIDELGILRAVDEDPATGRVVVTITPTYTGCPAMDVIRADIRRALAAAGHPDAEVRTVFSPAWSTDWISDTGRAKLAAAGIAPPAPIRSAGAVPLTLAVRCPRCGSPETEQVSRFGSTACKALWRCRSCSEPFDHLKAL; encoded by the coding sequence GTGACCGACCCCGGGGCGGCCGTGGCGGCGGTGGTGGACCCGGAGATCCGGGTGATCACCATCGACGAGCTGGGCATCCTGCGGGCGGTCGACGAGGATCCGGCCACCGGCCGGGTGGTCGTCACGATCACCCCCACCTACACCGGCTGCCCGGCGATGGACGTGATCCGGGCCGACATCCGGCGGGCGCTGGCGGCTGCCGGGCACCCCGACGCCGAGGTCCGCACGGTCTTCAGCCCCGCCTGGAGCACCGACTGGATCTCCGACACCGGGCGGGCCAAGCTCGCCGCCGCAGGTATCGCCCCACCGGCCCCGATCCGCTCGGCGGGTGCGGTGCCGCTGACCCTGGCGGTGCGCTGCCCGCGGTGCGGCTCGCCGGAGACCGAGCAGGTCAGCCGGTTCGGCTCCACCGCGTGCAAGGCGCTCTGGCGCTGTCGTTCCTGCTCCGAACCCTTCGACCACCTGAAGGCGCTGTGA
- the paaC gene encoding 1,2-phenylacetyl-CoA epoxidase subunit PaaC, translating into MNGPFDFTLALGDDALVAAQRLGEWATRAPEMEEDIALANIALDQLGAARLLLSYAGELEGAGRDEDALAFLRDDREFRNCLLVELPNGDFAVTMVKLLLLSAYQVPLYTALAGCADERLAAIGAKARKESAYHLDHSALWVKRLGDGTDESHRRAQAAVDQLWPYHHELFTADPAAPVDPAALRADFDAVVSPVLAEATLTRPADGWKPGGGRAGVHTEHLSFLLAEMQVLHRAHPGAQW; encoded by the coding sequence GTGAACGGCCCCTTCGACTTCACCCTCGCCCTCGGCGACGACGCGCTGGTGGCCGCCCAGCGGCTCGGCGAGTGGGCTACCCGCGCGCCCGAGATGGAGGAGGACATCGCGCTGGCCAACATCGCCCTCGACCAGCTCGGCGCGGCCCGCCTGCTGCTGTCGTACGCGGGCGAGCTGGAGGGCGCCGGCCGGGACGAGGACGCGTTGGCGTTCCTGCGTGACGACCGGGAGTTCCGCAACTGTCTCCTGGTCGAGCTGCCCAACGGCGACTTCGCGGTGACCATGGTGAAGCTGCTGCTGCTCTCGGCGTACCAGGTGCCGCTCTACACCGCGCTGGCCGGCTGCGCCGACGAGCGGCTCGCCGCGATCGGGGCCAAGGCCCGCAAGGAGTCCGCCTACCACCTGGACCACTCCGCGCTGTGGGTGAAGCGGCTCGGCGACGGCACCGACGAGTCGCACCGTCGCGCCCAGGCGGCGGTGGACCAGCTCTGGCCGTACCACCACGAGCTGTTCACGGCGGACCCGGCGGCCCCGGTCGACCCGGCCGCCCTGCGCGCCGACTTCGACGCCGTGGTCTCCCCGGTGCTGGCCGAGGCCACCCTGACCCGGCCGGCGGACGGCTGGAAGCCGGGTGGCGGCCGGGCCGGCGTGCACACCGAGCACCTGTCCTTCCTGCTGGCCGAGATGCAGGTGCTGCACCGGGCGCACCCCGGGGCGCAGTGGTGA
- the paaB gene encoding 1,2-phenylacetyl-CoA epoxidase subunit PaaB — protein MSEQRETPQGPVTSPLWEVFVRPRRGLSHTHVGSLHAPDAELALRNARDLYTRRQEGVSIWVVPAGAITASSPDEKDAFFDPAADKVYRHPTFYEVPDGVAHL, from the coding sequence GTGAGCGAGCAGCGGGAAACGCCCCAGGGGCCGGTGACCTCGCCGCTGTGGGAGGTCTTCGTGCGCCCCCGCCGCGGGTTGTCGCACACCCACGTCGGCAGCCTGCACGCCCCCGACGCCGAACTGGCCCTGCGTAACGCCCGTGACCTCTACACCCGCCGGCAGGAGGGCGTCTCGATCTGGGTGGTCCCGGCCGGCGCGATCACCGCGTCCAGCCCCGACGAGAAGGACGCCTTCTTCGACCCGGCCGCCGACAAGGTCTACCGCCATCCCACCTTCTACGAGGTGCCGGACGGGGTGGCCCACCTGTGA
- the paaA gene encoding 1,2-phenylacetyl-CoA epoxidase subunit PaaA yields the protein MYGNDFAPQEDAPGGGLLGQVEAAETALREAAARSRAGATLPGDDPAAYFAEVIDADHKIEPRDWMPDAYRRTLVRQIAQHAHSEIIGMQPEGNWISRAPSLKRKAILLAKVQDEAGHGLYLYAAAETLGVSRDELVELLLDGRQKYSSIFNYPTLTWADVGAIGWLVDGAAIVNQVPLCRCSYGPYARAMIRVCKEESFHQRQGYEILHTLAHGTPAQRAMAQDALDRWWYPSLAMFGPPDGDSTHSAQSMAWKIKRFSNDELRQRFVDMCVRQAEILGLTIPDPDLRWNETRQAYDFTQPDYDELMRVIKGEGPCNRQRMEHRRRAHADGAWVREAATAYAVKQRAGAQRERVAA from the coding sequence ATGTATGGCAACGACTTCGCCCCGCAGGAGGACGCGCCCGGCGGTGGCCTGCTCGGTCAGGTCGAGGCCGCCGAGACGGCGCTGCGCGAGGCGGCGGCCCGCTCCCGGGCGGGCGCGACGCTGCCCGGCGACGACCCGGCGGCGTACTTCGCCGAGGTCATCGACGCCGACCACAAGATCGAACCGCGGGACTGGATGCCCGACGCCTACCGTCGGACGCTGGTCCGGCAGATCGCCCAGCACGCCCACTCCGAGATCATCGGCATGCAGCCGGAGGGGAACTGGATCAGCCGGGCGCCCTCGCTCAAGCGCAAGGCCATCCTGCTGGCCAAGGTGCAGGACGAGGCCGGTCACGGCCTCTACCTCTACGCCGCCGCCGAGACCCTGGGTGTCAGCCGGGACGAGCTGGTGGAGCTGCTGCTCGACGGCCGGCAGAAGTACAGCTCGATCTTCAACTACCCCACCCTCACCTGGGCCGACGTGGGTGCGATCGGCTGGCTGGTGGACGGCGCGGCGATCGTCAACCAGGTCCCGCTCTGCCGCTGCTCCTACGGGCCGTACGCGCGGGCGATGATCCGGGTCTGCAAGGAGGAGTCGTTCCACCAGCGGCAGGGCTACGAGATCCTGCACACCCTGGCGCACGGCACCCCGGCCCAGCGGGCGATGGCCCAGGACGCGCTCGACCGCTGGTGGTACCCGTCACTGGCGATGTTCGGCCCGCCGGACGGCGACTCCACCCACTCCGCCCAGTCGATGGCCTGGAAGATCAAGCGGTTCTCCAACGACGAGCTGCGGCAGCGCTTCGTCGACATGTGCGTGCGGCAGGCCGAGATCCTCGGCCTCACTATCCCCGACCCCGACCTGCGCTGGAACGAGACCCGGCAGGCGTACGACTTCACCCAGCCGGACTACGACGAGCTGATGCGGGTGATCAAGGGGGAGGGGCCGTGCAACCGGCAGCGGATGGAACACCGCCGCCGCGCGCACGCCGACGGCGCGTGGGTCCGCGAGGCCGCCACGGCGTACGCCGTGAAGCAGCGGGCCGGGGCGCAGCGGGAGCGGGTGGCGGCGTGA
- a CDS encoding serine hydrolase yields the protein MAGSRRPRRSTGRDHQPLKIVAVAAVLTGLVLVSLRLLPGSPMESTAASQWGDASTSTRSTDSPADRRSRPTPAPSPTPSLTPLPFTDRDIDLDIKGWYAWSVLDRRTGKIIGSDNMAETSTTASLIKSWIVADYLRRADDAGQTPSDAKLADATRIIRDSDNTRAEQFYNGVGRSASIKRLISICKLTDSSVAADGGWSRTNLSPRDAARLGNCIADGRAAGPQWTTWLLNEMRLVRGSGDFGIRKAFPAAERKKIAIKNGWIDRTREQEMHINCLAIGGTWTMGVMVRYPIELGYDYGMKNCQKITEALLGPST from the coding sequence ATGGCCGGCAGCCGACGGCCCCGCCGCTCCACCGGACGGGACCACCAACCGCTGAAGATCGTCGCCGTCGCGGCGGTCCTGACCGGCCTGGTGCTGGTCTCGCTACGGCTCCTGCCCGGCTCACCGATGGAGTCCACCGCCGCCTCGCAGTGGGGTGACGCGTCCACCTCGACCCGCTCCACCGACTCGCCGGCCGACCGCCGCAGCCGGCCCACCCCGGCACCGTCGCCCACCCCGTCGCTGACCCCGCTGCCCTTCACGGACCGGGACATCGACCTCGACATCAAGGGCTGGTACGCCTGGAGCGTGCTGGACCGCCGGACCGGCAAGATCATCGGCTCGGACAACATGGCCGAGACCAGCACCACCGCCTCGCTGATCAAGTCGTGGATCGTCGCCGACTACCTGCGCCGGGCGGACGACGCGGGGCAGACCCCGAGCGACGCCAAGCTCGCCGACGCCACCCGGATCATCAGGGACAGCGACAACACCCGGGCGGAGCAGTTCTACAACGGCGTCGGCCGGTCGGCGTCGATCAAGCGGCTGATCTCGATCTGCAAGCTCACCGACAGCAGCGTCGCCGCCGACGGCGGCTGGAGCCGGACCAACCTCTCCCCCCGCGACGCCGCCCGGCTCGGCAACTGCATCGCCGACGGCCGCGCCGCCGGCCCGCAGTGGACCACGTGGCTGCTCAACGAGATGAGGCTGGTGCGGGGCTCCGGGGACTTCGGCATCCGCAAGGCGTTCCCGGCCGCCGAGCGGAAGAAGATCGCCATCAAGAACGGCTGGATCGACCGGACCCGCGAGCAGGAGATGCACATCAACTGCCTGGCCATCGGCGGCACCTGGACGATGGGCGTGATGGTCCGCTACCCGATCGAGCTGGGCTACGACTACGGCATGAAGAACTGCCAGAAGATCACCGAAGCCCTGCTCGGCCCCAGCACCTGA
- a CDS encoding menaquinone biosynthetic enzyme MqnA/MqnD family protein translates to MAERVARPRVGHIQFLNCLPIYWGLMRSGALLDVDLHKDSPDRLSAALVAGDLDIGPISQVEYLRHADELLLLPDLAVGSDGPVLSVNVVSTRPLAELAGGRVALGSTSRTGVLLAQLLLADRYGVHPEYFRCPPDLTQMLLEADAGVLIGDVALRALYEAPRRGLEVTDLGQAWREWTGLPMVFAVWAVRRDFATAHPGLVKEVHQAFLRSRDLCLAELDQVAGAAARWEPFDAATLATYFRALDFSLGERQVAGLREFARRVAAVGEAPALPEGGPEFFAG, encoded by the coding sequence ATGGCTGAGCGCGTGGCACGTCCCCGGGTCGGGCACATCCAGTTCCTCAACTGCCTGCCGATCTACTGGGGGCTGATGCGCTCCGGCGCGCTGCTCGACGTCGACCTGCACAAGGACTCGCCGGACCGGCTCAGCGCCGCGCTGGTCGCCGGTGACCTGGACATCGGCCCGATCTCCCAGGTGGAATACCTGCGGCACGCCGACGAGCTGCTGCTCCTGCCGGACCTGGCGGTGGGCAGCGACGGGCCGGTGCTCTCGGTCAACGTGGTCTCCACCCGGCCACTGGCCGAGCTGGCCGGCGGGCGGGTGGCGCTCGGCTCGACCTCGCGTACCGGGGTGCTGCTGGCCCAGCTCCTGCTCGCCGACCGGTACGGCGTCCACCCGGAGTACTTCCGCTGCCCGCCGGACCTGACCCAGATGCTGCTGGAGGCCGACGCCGGGGTGCTGATCGGGGACGTGGCGCTGCGCGCCCTCTACGAGGCACCCCGTCGGGGGCTGGAGGTGACCGATCTCGGGCAGGCGTGGCGGGAGTGGACCGGCCTTCCGATGGTCTTCGCCGTCTGGGCGGTCCGCCGCGACTTCGCCACCGCCCATCCGGGCCTGGTCAAGGAGGTGCACCAGGCGTTCCTGCGCTCCCGTGACCTGTGCCTGGCCGAGCTGGACCAGGTGGCCGGGGCGGCGGCCCGGTGGGAGCCGTTCGACGCGGCGACGCTGGCCACGTACTTCCGGGCGCTCGACTTCTCGCTCGGTGAGCGGCAGGTCGCCGGGCTGCGCGAGTTCGCCCGCCGGGTGGCGGCCGTCGGCGAGGCCCCCGCGCTGCCCGAGGGCGGCCCGGAGTTCTTCGCCGGCTGA
- a CDS encoding HelD family protein — translation MPATDERGSAHSVPAQLDTELAAEQAHLETSRLALRRMRDRAQSLFATGDKVAGDAYTAEQLGRHLARRVAELADDPATALFFGRLDFGPADPEHAGRAYHVGRRHVTDERGEPLVLDWRAPVSRSFYRASARDPQGVAVRRRFGFGAGALTGFEDEHLDRGEELGTSSRILTAEIERPRVGPMRDIVATIQPEQDELVRADLADSICVQGAPGTGKTAVGLHRAAYLLYLHRERLRRAGVLIVGPNRAFLSYIAAVLPALGEVEVAQATVEELVARVPVRAVDDPAVAALKHDPRMAEVLRRAADARITAPTDPIMVSDGSFRWRIGLDPLHRVIEETRREGLPYGTGRERVRARVVGLLQRQAEARRAESPGDAWLRRMGRSRPVTAFLDAAWPALTPEGLVHAVLGDPDLLATVADGLLTPDEQALLGGTKPGRTPKATRWTAADAVLIDEAAGLIERATGFGHVVVDEAQDLSPMQCRAIARRSEHGSITLLGDLAQGTAPWAATDWRESLAHLGKPDAAVVPLSVGFRVPAVVVAFANRLLPALAVDVPPAVSLRRDGALDVRTVTDLAAATVAEVRAALGQDGSVGVIAADDAVDGLRAALAAAGVPTATADDPAAPARVTVVPATLVKGLEYDHVVVVEPAAIVAAEARGLHRLYVALTRAVSGLSVLHTAPLPGPLAGPPPTA, via the coding sequence GTGCCCGCAACCGACGAACGCGGCAGCGCACACTCCGTACCAGCACAGCTCGACACCGAACTCGCCGCCGAGCAGGCCCACCTGGAGACCTCCCGGCTCGCCCTGCGACGGATGCGGGACCGCGCCCAGTCGCTCTTCGCCACCGGTGACAAGGTCGCCGGGGACGCCTACACGGCCGAACAGCTCGGCCGGCACCTGGCCCGGCGGGTCGCCGAGCTGGCCGACGACCCGGCCACCGCGCTCTTCTTCGGCCGGCTGGACTTCGGCCCGGCCGACCCGGAGCACGCCGGGCGGGCCTACCACGTCGGCCGGCGGCACGTCACCGACGAGCGGGGCGAACCGCTGGTGCTGGACTGGCGGGCCCCGGTGTCCCGCTCGTTCTACCGGGCCAGCGCCCGCGACCCGCAGGGGGTCGCCGTACGACGACGGTTCGGGTTCGGCGCCGGGGCGCTGACCGGCTTCGAGGACGAGCACCTGGACCGGGGCGAGGAGCTGGGCACCAGCAGCCGGATCCTCACCGCCGAGATCGAGCGCCCCCGGGTCGGGCCGATGCGGGACATCGTCGCCACCATCCAGCCCGAGCAGGACGAGCTGGTCCGGGCCGACCTGGCCGACTCGATCTGCGTGCAGGGCGCACCGGGCACCGGTAAGACGGCGGTCGGCCTGCACCGGGCCGCGTACCTGCTCTATCTGCACCGGGAGCGGCTGCGCCGGGCCGGGGTGCTGATCGTCGGCCCGAACCGGGCGTTCCTGTCCTACATCGCGGCGGTGCTGCCCGCCCTCGGCGAGGTCGAGGTGGCCCAGGCCACCGTGGAGGAGCTGGTCGCGCGGGTGCCGGTCCGGGCGGTCGACGACCCGGCGGTGGCCGCCCTCAAGCACGACCCCCGGATGGCCGAGGTGCTCCGACGTGCGGCGGACGCCCGGATCACCGCGCCCACCGACCCGATCATGGTGTCGGACGGGTCGTTCCGCTGGCGGATCGGCCTGGACCCGCTGCACCGGGTGATCGAGGAGACCCGTCGGGAGGGGCTGCCGTACGGGACCGGACGGGAGCGGGTCCGGGCCCGGGTGGTCGGGTTGCTGCAACGCCAGGCCGAGGCCCGCCGCGCCGAGTCGCCGGGCGACGCCTGGCTGCGCCGGATGGGCAGGTCCCGCCCGGTGACCGCCTTCCTCGACGCCGCCTGGCCGGCGCTCACCCCGGAGGGGCTGGTGCACGCCGTGCTCGGCGACCCGGATCTGCTGGCCACCGTCGCCGACGGCCTGCTCACCCCCGACGAGCAGGCCCTGCTGGGCGGGACGAAGCCGGGCCGGACCCCGAAGGCGACCCGGTGGACCGCCGCCGACGCGGTGCTGATCGACGAGGCGGCCGGGCTGATCGAACGGGCCACCGGGTTCGGGCACGTGGTGGTCGACGAGGCGCAGGACCTCTCCCCGATGCAGTGCCGGGCCATCGCCCGACGCAGTGAGCACGGTTCGATCACCCTGCTCGGCGACCTGGCCCAGGGCACCGCCCCGTGGGCCGCCACCGACTGGCGAGAGTCCCTGGCCCACCTGGGCAAGCCGGACGCGGCGGTGGTGCCGCTGAGCGTCGGCTTCCGGGTGCCCGCCGTGGTGGTCGCGTTCGCCAACCGGTTGCTGCCCGCGCTGGCGGTCGACGTACCCCCGGCGGTGTCGTTGCGGCGCGACGGGGCACTCGACGTGCGTACCGTGACCGATCTGGCGGCGGCGACGGTGGCCGAGGTGCGCGCGGCGCTCGGGCAGGACGGCTCGGTCGGGGTGATCGCCGCCGACGACGCGGTGGACGGCCTGCGCGCGGCCCTCGCCGCCGCCGGGGTGCCGACCGCGACCGCCGACGACCCGGCGGCCCCGGCGCGGGTCACCGTGGTCCCCGCGACGCTGGTCAAGGGCCTGGAGTACGACCACGTGGTGGTCGTGGAGCCGGCCGCGATCGTGGCCGCCGAGGCGCGCGGCCTGCACCGTCTCTACGTGGCGCTGACCCGGGCCGTGTCCGGGTTGTCGGTGTTGCACACCGCGCCGCTGCCCGGCCCCCTGGCCGGACCACCACCAACGGCCTGA
- a CDS encoding transporter has translation MTPDDDTAPLDAADAMRLIREQQASTVRRLEPDPRLHYWPWGFAWLIGFGVYFLRFSPDGRTLVGMPAWLPLTVLFVLLAAAAVVFGVGSARAYRHVAGESSQRGRWYGTAWGLGFFGLSVVIGRVTDSLPADLAGLLWSALSVGLTGALHMAGGAIWLDRTLFRLGVWLTVVNIVGVLAGPGWHALVVAVAGGGGLLVAGALARRRHG, from the coding sequence ATGACACCGGACGACGACACCGCACCGCTCGACGCCGCCGACGCGATGCGGCTGATCCGCGAACAGCAGGCCAGCACCGTCCGGCGGCTGGAACCCGACCCCCGGCTGCACTACTGGCCCTGGGGGTTCGCCTGGCTGATCGGCTTCGGGGTCTACTTCCTGCGCTTCTCCCCCGACGGCCGGACGCTGGTCGGCATGCCCGCCTGGCTGCCGCTGACCGTGCTCTTCGTGCTGCTCGCCGCCGCCGCGGTGGTCTTCGGGGTGGGCAGCGCCCGCGCCTACCGGCACGTCGCGGGCGAGTCGTCCCAGCGCGGCAGGTGGTACGGCACAGCCTGGGGCCTGGGGTTCTTCGGCCTGTCGGTGGTGATCGGCCGGGTCACCGACAGCCTGCCGGCCGACCTCGCCGGGCTGCTCTGGTCGGCGCTGTCGGTGGGGCTGACCGGTGCCCTGCACATGGCCGGCGGCGCGATCTGGCTCGACCGCACCCTGTTCCGCCTCGGCGTCTGGCTCACCGTGGTCAACATCGTCGGGGTGCTCGCCGGCCCCGGCTGGCACGCCCTGGTGGTCGCGGTGGCCGGCGGTGGCGGGCTGCTGGTGGCCGGCGCGCTCGCCCGGCGGCGGCACGGATGA
- a CDS encoding winged helix-turn-helix domain-containing protein, translated as MSELDPVIHAQARLRVVVTLATLADGDRITFPRLQELLAMTAGNLSVHLRKLEDAGYIEIDKTHRGRTPTTLVRLSRRGRRAFEEYTENIRALLDTPDPRENR; from the coding sequence ATGAGCGAACTCGACCCGGTCATCCACGCCCAGGCCCGGCTGCGGGTGGTGGTCACCCTGGCCACCCTCGCCGACGGCGACCGGATCACCTTCCCCCGCCTCCAGGAGCTGCTCGCGATGACCGCCGGCAACCTCTCCGTCCACCTGCGCAAGCTGGAGGACGCCGGATACATCGAGATCGACAAGACCCACCGCGGACGTACCCCGACCACCCTGGTCCGGCTCAGCCGACGCGGACGGCGGGCGTTCGAGGAGTACACCGAGAACATCCGTGCCCTGCTCGACACCCCCGACCCCCGGGAGAACCGATGA
- a CDS encoding ABC transporter ATP-binding protein: MILAHADQATRRYGDVLALDRVDLTVSAGELVGLLGPNGAGKSTLINMLVGLRRPSAGRVELFGGDPRRPASRRQLGVTPQETGLPGTLRVGEVVDFVAAHFPDPVPRAELLDRFGLTDQEKRQTGGLSGGQRRRLAVALAFVGRPRLVVLDEPTTGLDVEARHTLWEAVRSFHADGGTVLLSSHYLEEVEALAQRVVVLGQGRVLADDTVGAIRGIVGVRRVSLTADDLPALPGVVATEHADGRTHLLTTDADQLVRDLVTAGVAFRELEVRPTSLEEAFLAITAQGPAATGPTVTDATDPAPTDPTAAPTSAAAGGRPTA, from the coding sequence ATGATCCTCGCCCACGCCGACCAGGCCACCCGCCGGTACGGCGACGTCCTCGCCCTCGACCGGGTCGACCTGACCGTCTCCGCCGGAGAACTCGTCGGCCTGCTCGGGCCGAACGGCGCCGGCAAGAGCACCCTGATCAACATGCTGGTCGGGCTGCGTCGCCCGAGCGCCGGCCGGGTCGAGCTCTTCGGCGGCGACCCACGCCGACCGGCGTCCCGGCGGCAGCTCGGGGTCACCCCGCAGGAGACCGGCCTGCCCGGCACCCTGCGGGTCGGCGAGGTGGTCGACTTCGTCGCCGCGCACTTCCCCGACCCGGTGCCCCGGGCCGAGCTGCTCGACCGGTTCGGCCTCACCGACCAGGAGAAACGGCAGACCGGCGGGCTCTCCGGCGGGCAGCGGCGTCGGCTCGCCGTCGCGCTGGCCTTCGTCGGCCGGCCCCGGCTGGTCGTCCTGGACGAGCCGACCACCGGGCTGGACGTCGAGGCCCGGCACACCCTGTGGGAGGCGGTCCGGTCGTTCCACGCCGACGGCGGGACGGTCCTGCTGAGCAGCCACTACCTCGAAGAGGTGGAGGCGCTGGCGCAGCGGGTGGTGGTGCTGGGGCAGGGCCGGGTGCTCGCCGACGACACGGTGGGGGCGATCCGGGGCATCGTCGGCGTCCGCCGGGTCAGCCTGACCGCCGACGACCTGCCCGCGCTGCCCGGCGTGGTCGCCACCGAGCACGCCGACGGGCGTACCCACCTGCTCACCACCGACGCCGACCAGCTGGTCCGCGACCTGGTCACCGCCGGGGTGGCGTTCCGCGAGCTGGAGGTCCGCCCCACCTCGCTGGAGGAGGCCTTCCTCGCCATCACCGCGCAGGGCCCGGCCGCCACCGGCCCGACCGTCACCGACGCCACCGACCCGGCCCCCACCGACCCGACCGCCGCCCCCACCAGTGCCGCCGCCGGCGGCCGACCCACCGCCTGA